TAGGTACTTTCCAGTTATAAGATACAACAATAAGAAAGCAATCCAAACTAAACAACTGATTTTGTCATCCGAATAATGAGACTGCTTCCATGCCCTGATTAGAACCTTTCTCTAGGAATCATTCTATTTACTTTCTCTTCATTAGCAAATACATCCATCCATCATGTACCCATAACAAATTTAGTCCTAAAGCAGAATGGATAGACTCATATAGCCAACCTCCACTGATGTGGGAAATTGGGGTTGAGGCCTAGTTGATTGACATCTACTGCTGTCAAAATGCAGGTTCAACACACCGTCCAAGAAAAGGTTTTCCATATATTTTGACCAGACAAGTTCAAATACTAAATCCAGAAACTGAAATTTATAGCCAAGTGTTAATACATATAGAGACATGGAAATAAGGGCAGGAGCAAATTACGTGAAGTAGGGTGGATAATTAAAGAAGTTAGGCAGCTTGAATTCGCCTAGCTTCTGCATCTTTCCTGAATTACTTCCTTCTCTGCTTTACACCTGCTCATTCAAAAATATTACTtgtaacaaataaatatataaaagaaacaaggaaagagaaaaatatcacTAAAATAAAACCCAATATTAGTGGTGGTAAAGGCTGGTTGGTTGGATttggacaagtaaaaaatgagttaaatagAAAAGGGGTCATAACCCAACCTGTTCATATCTACACGGGTTGGTTTGTGAATAATTCTGGTCCAACCAATATCTTGAAGAATAAATTTATCCAACAAAACAAGTCTGAAttcaaaaaaacatatttctttacTGTGGTCTATTGAATTTCCCACAAAAAAGATATGCATTTGATTGACATTGTCAAAATGGCATCAGAAATAACGAGCTTAATTGAATTCAATAGGAAGTTCAGGTGATATATCGTGATTTCAAGTCATCAAATGTGCCTTTGGGTGATGACTTCAAGCCAAAAAGAGAGAGAACATAAATAGCCTGGAGCTTTTGCATGTCATCAGATTATGCATTTGAAGTGTAGCCCACTATTCTCACTtatcagaagaaaaaaaaaaaagaatgtaaaACATTGCTATCACTAAGCAAACAACAGTCTTTCAGAAACTCCCACTCCAGAGCTCCTAGAGTCGGAATAGCATCTGACATTATCTTGAGATATGAAAATGCTGGCGTGGTAAATCCAAATCAGGAAGAATTGAGAAGAATGAATCACGTAAAACTTGGGCATACCAAATTCAATCTCCCAAAAATTGACACTAGTAACATTTGTATTTCAGTCAGTACTTAGGTAGTACTGAAAAAccatatttacaaaaaagaagaaaaagattagTCTTTCCAATGCTAAACCAGGAACTAGATGGACCCTAAAACATCTATGATTGACTCAGTCTCATTGGAGTAGACATTTATACACCAAAAACAGAACAACAAAATACATTTAAGCTTGACTTCCTGCAGGTTGTTGTCCCTATTTTCAAAACATCTATCATTTCTCTCTCCATATAGTCCACCATATACAAGCAGGGATCATCCTGaaggtgaagaagaaaaaatccaGAATTCGAAGTGAATAAAGCATAAACTCAGTAAATTCGAAGGAggaaataaacccaatcaccatTTGTATCAAGTTGCTGAATTGGACCACAGAGAAGCATTTATGACAAGTGTTCAGTATAATGCTTTCcacaaaaagggaaaatgagTTCCTACATTTGATCCAACTCCTAATCAATCCAACACCTAGTCATTGTTATCAACCTGATCCACAGAAAGCATATATGACATGTGTTGAGTACAATGCTTTCCGCCAAAACGGGAAAATGAGTTCCTACATTTATTCCAACTCCTAATCAATCTAACAACCTAGTCATTGTTATCAACCTTTAATATCCAAAAGTATCACCAATACACAATCCTTGTAGTACCTTACTGGCTTATCATACACCTCGTTTACTAACTATATGTCACCTAAAATACAGGCAAATGATAACAGTTTCCTCTTCCTCCATACACAtcaagaaacagaaaaaaacaaaactttacATAAAATTAGTATCTGGGTGTCTTTAATAATGGAAAAGGAAAACGAAGACAAAGAGTACATACTTCAGCAAGCCAGAAACTCAGAAACCCAAACTTATCTACTTTAATAATCCAAAGGTTCTCTCTTTAGAGATGCCCAACAGAAGAAGAACCATATTTAAACTACAACACAATAGGAATTTATaatcacacaaaataaaaattttaatcaaGAAAGAGAATCTAATAGAGATATTAGATTATCACACCACAGTCGATGCTCCAAAGTTGCAATTTCACCCACAAAAAAGGGGTTATTTTTCGTCTTTCTTCCACAAAACTAATCTGAAGCACCTCAATTTCACTTGGACACAACAATCTGTAAATTAGGTTATGATGAAACTTTGGAAAAAGGAATGGGGGAGGAGAATGATCTGGTTTGTTTAAAGAGAAGCTCTGAAGAAAAAGTCACGTGCAGAAAGTTTTGTTCTGTCGAAAAACTCACGGTAGTTAAGGATCGAGACAAAAAATGTACCAAACTTGGATTATTAATGCTCCAATAGAAATAAATAGGACTATTTTGAGTCTAAACTCAAAGTTAGTGGACCATTTTAAGCCTTTTATCAAATGGTGTgtctgaaaaaaaaataacaaaaaagagaaaaaaaatgaaaatggagTGCTACTTCTTCACTTGTCGTCGTCTTCAATTCGATTCAAGACTGCCAATCACAGTAAAAgcaccccacccccaccacgAACCCAATAAAAGTTAGTATCTTTTTCTCTATCTTTATATGTTGAGTCTAGAATATGAATGATTACTTGTCAATCTTGAAAAATCCCAACTTTCTTGAAATTGTTTAGTGGACTTAGAGCTTTCgactttatttgaaaatttgaagtttaaaaGATTTGCCTTTTTTTCGTTTTCCCACTATTTGTCTATTTCTTGGTTTGTGGTCTTGCTCCATTCTTTGGTGTGGTGGATGATTTTGAGTTTAGCttgttgttatatttttttgaggATTTTAGAGGAACCCCATGTTGAATCATATAGCATAGATGCTTTATCTTCAGTTTAACAAGTTATTGTAGTGAAATCAGTGATCTCCCTTTTCTTTGATTATACATCGTAGTAGTTGGGATTTAGGTTTTGGCTGCTGTTACATCTGGTTCAGTGTTTGTTACTCATTActtcttaatttatgtgacattgttTGACTAggaacggagtttaagaaagaatgGATGACTTTTGGAGCTTGTGATCTAGAACAAGCCTTAGAGGCTATAAATCAAGTCTCATTAAggtgtaaaataaaaagaattatactTAAATTGTTTCTAAATATAGAAAGTAACATTCTTTTTTGGATAGTGGAAGTAGTAGTCTTTGTAGTTTGGTTAGAAATAGGTCGAAATAGAGAGGATTGATGATTTAGCTGATCCGAGGCTAGTTGGGGATTAAggcatatttttttatttatttttttgcttaataaggcatatttgttgttgttgttgttgcattaAATTGGAGggctttttgttcttttattacGCTTCATTTTGTctctttatgtttttcccaaGAAAAACAAGTACGTTATCGGGTACTTCGCCCCTGCAGCTTATCTGTCTTGGATTGAAGTTTCCAAGCTTTACAAAGTGAGAATTGTTAAATAATGGCAGTGTAAGTTTGGGATGTTTATCATTTGAATTTTCCATTTTATGTTACTTTAATAATCCAGTTACATTTGTATTAATATGTCTGATTTTCGGCTTATTGATGGCTAAACAGAGTGGCCTCTGCTCCTGGAAAGGTTTTGATGACTGGAGGTTATCTTGTTCTGGAGAGGCCTAATGCTGGTATTGTACTGAGCACAAATGCTCGTTTTTATGCTATTGTGAAGCCACTTTATGACGAAATTAAACCTGAAAGTTGGGCATGGGTGAGTGATATTTGCTGCACTTAACTGAATGATCAATTAACTGGAAGATGCATGACCATTTCTCATCTTGAGAAGCACCTTTTATATATTTCCCTACGCTTTATTCCTACTGTAAGGTAGTTTTCTTATTCCTTTTCAGGGTTGGACAGATGTTAAATTGACTTCTCCCCAGATGGCAAGAGAAACCATGTATAAACTGTCTCTTAAACACCTAAAGCTTCAGCCTGTTTCTTCAAGGCAAGTAGTTCAAGTCTCGTtagtgaaaataatatttttctttttatgcttGTGAATTTGCAAAATAGTCTCTTGTTTCTACTTTCTTTTTGGTGCCCTATGGGCTATGAGGTCCCTATGTGCATTGATGATTGAGTTTCTTTTGTAGATAAACCAAATTTTGTGTAGGTTTTCTACTTTTTGGTATATGGCTTCTATACAGGAGTTTACTCCATCACTAatttactttatcaaaaaatgTTTGTGAAATTAAATGTAACCTGGCTACTGTATTCTTGATGAATTTGGTCTGTTTTGTTATAACATGAATTGTAAAGTCATCTACATGACGAGCAATGTAGTAACTTATATTTTTAGTCGAACATCAGTGGATCAAGAAACCCCTTTGTAGAACATGCAGTGCAGTATGCTGTTGCAGCAGCCCATGCAACACTTGACAAAGATAAGGACACATTGCAGCGACTACTTCTGCAGGGTAATGTCTGACACTCTCACCTTTCTTATCTGAGGATGATGACATTTCTTTATACGGGACTCACCTCATAGTTTTTGTTAaaagaaattagaaaaataatttctcaaactgcATTATCCATGCAGGTCTTGACATAACTATCTTGGGTTGCAATGAGTTCTATTCGTATCGGAATCAGGTGCTTTTGCAGCTTATTTTATATCTCTGATATGGCATGTAGCTCAGTGATAGATAATTACCTGTGAGTCCAGCTTGTTGGCATGAAGTGAAATTTGATATTGAGTAATCACCATACCCACGGTTGTTGacttaatattttctaatttgtgGCAGCTGTTTCAAGATTTTCAGTGGGCAGGAAAAAATTCATGAGACTATATAGTGCCCTggcaattttaaaattaaggtTTTGCTCAATTTGTTGAATGATTTAATGGAAAAATAGTACTGAGTACTACCTCAATCTAGAAGTGACCTAAGTTGGCATAATAATCAATTTGACCAATTGCTGGACTAATGTTTGACTAAACCTTTTCTAAGTTCAGAAGATAACACTGGACAAAATATACAATTCTTATTAGAAAAActtcgaaaaaataaaaaattgattatgcTACTCCAAGTTGATTTATATAGTTGATGTTTAAATTCGTAAGAGTAAGACAAAAAGTAGAACTAGAGTAGACTACTTGAACAGAAGTCACAACTGCAGAAGTTGTTAAACGGAGTGACTAGTCATGCACCAAGTGAGCACAACATTTGTAAGATTTACTTCACCCAGGGAAACAAATTTCTGCTTATTAGACTTATTAATGAAGTTATAGTATTTTGTATAGAATATAAAAACACTTCTACAAGGATTTGTATAGtatatcaaaacaaaattaaCGCAAGCTTCAGTTATCCTGATCATCTTATTGCTAAGACTTATATATCTTGATCACATTGTGCTGGACTATAGGGACAGAAATTGCAATGACATTGATACGGGGATTTTGTGTGGCCGGAACTGGTCAACTCGGATTACTCCTTTGTAATAATCATTGACTGAAATATTTAACTTTCTATCAGATTACATTGTGTAACAAATGCATAGGCTAAGATGCTGTCCAAGATGTTATGCTACAAACTAGTTTGCATGTATTCTCTAGTTTGATAGTAATTGAGACCTCTCTGTTAATTATTTATGTAGATTGAAGCACATGGGCTCCCTCTTACACCTAAGTCATTGGCTTCCCTTCCACCTTTTGCTTCAATCACCTTTAATGCCGAAGAATCAACTGGAGAAAATCGCAAGCCTGAAGTTGCTAAGACTGGATTAGGGTCATCAGCAGCTATGACAACTGCAGTTGTTGCCGCCTTGCTTCATTATCTTGGCGTTGTGAACCTCTCCTCTTTGGATGAGGACCAACTCCAAGGAAAGAAAGATGTAGCTGATCTTGATGTAGTTCATGTGATAGCTCAAACTGCTCATTGCATTGCACAGGGTAAAGTTGGCAGTGGGTTTGATGTTAGTTCTGCAGTTTATGGAAGTCAACGCTATATCCGGTTTTCGCCTGAAGTGCTCTCTTCTGCGCAGGTCTTCTTCATATTCCAtctttttgattaatttgttgGCATAGTTTTGATCATAGATAAAGTAGTCTGTTAAGTTTTCTCAGAGGCTCGGTTACGGGAAAATCGCCTGAACGGCTTCagcatatatattttataatttaatatgcCAAATACTTACTTTCTGAAGCTCATTAATAATCCAtgtttaaataacttttttcctAAGATAATAAAGTTAATGTGCTCTTTGTAAATTGAGATAACTTCATACGAAGATGATGAATATGTTGCATCATTCAAACCGCTGTGAATTGCATAGCTTTTGACTAAGAGTAATGTACTCTTTCCGAATTAAGATAAATTCATATGAGGATGATGAATATATGACATCATTCAAGCCCCTGGATCTTTGGTTAAGTGGTAAGAGCCTGTGTGTGATGTGTGAATTATGTAGATGAGGTGCAAGTCACGAGTTCGAACCTTGTGACGTACCAAAAGCCTAATATtaagaagggtagaggggcgggtcTTTATCCACCAAGTTTCGGACCATGTGCCAACTGGCCCTCATGAATTTCTCGCTTActaaaaaacagaaaaaaaaaatgtatcgTCACTCAAATATTGTTGCCATCACTACATGCTTCAGTGGTGCTAAAATCTAGCTTGGTCACCCAAGGCCCAGTTTATACCAGGATTAATTATCTGTTGGCATTTTTCCAAAGAATGAAGAGGGGAAATAGTAATCGGGGGAGTGGAAACCTTAAAATTACCTAAAGGGTTAATCATTTTTCCTCTAGTCTAAACCTCATGTTGCTGTAATGAGAAGTGCATAACATGTCAATACCAAGTGAGCTGTTGGGTTTTGCTAATTGTCAGACCACTTTTGATTATCTGtgtaaatttaatttctttgtcAACAAATAATAGAGCTGCTTTTCCTTCAGGTGGATAGTTCGTCTTCTCTTTTTCATCATTGTTTGGCATAACAAATTTGATGTTGGTCTTAGCAAAGGTTTGGACATAATTCATTCTCAATTCTGCAAGAACTTTTATGAAAGCCTTGATTTAATCAAAATCTTCAGTTGGTTCTTATGCTGAGGGTATAAGATTAAGGAATGGTGTCGGGGTTTGTATAACGTGTCAGGGGAACTTATGGGGCATTTGATGCCTGCTTATATTGATACTTCAGTTAGCGTGAAGGAATAGTTCTTCAATCAATCAATTAACTATACCTCATTTACCAAACTAGTTGGTGTCGGCTATATAAATCTTCTATATCCATTACACTCTCTCCGGGCGGATGTCATCCCAACCAACATCTTCTAATTACTATGCGGAGTGATGATTGTGGATTTGAATCTAAATCTATCGAATCTAGTTTCACAACTGTTCTGACATTCTTTTGGATTAGCAGAATGCAGGTATGGCAACACCACTAACAGAAGTCATTGATGATGTCCTAAAAGCAAAGTGGGACCATGAGAGGACCAAGTTTTCATTGCCTCCTTTAATGACATTAGTAAGTCTGATATACTATATTCCACAACTTTATGAATGTTTATCTGGTGAAGAATAATGTATTGCTCATCTGCTATAAGCTGGATGATCAGAATTACTGTTTTACATGTTAGGCGACCTTTAATGACACATCTACACATCCTCTTTTGATCTCCATACTCGTAGCTGACTACGCAGCTGATTGACTATCATACCGGCAGATAGAACTATAAAACTGATTTCAGCGTCAATTGCTTAATATTGATGTCAAGTGTAAATTTATCCACCTGGTGCTTGGGCTAAACACTCAAATTTCTTTTGCAGAAGATACTTAAACctatatgatgatgataatgatatTAACTTTCACATAGGTCAATGATCCAACCTAGCATGCTTTTGCTGGTCCTCTTTTGTTGAGTCCCCTGATTAGCTGTATAAACATTGTAACTGAAGATGTTGCCTGActgaattttttccttttacttgCCACTTTAATGGATTTGTTCTTGCTCTTCCAAGGCATCCTACTCCAGCA
This genomic stretch from Solanum stenotomum isolate F172 chromosome 10, ASM1918654v1, whole genome shotgun sequence harbors:
- the LOC125878181 gene encoding phosphomevalonate kinase, peroxisomal, translated to MAVVASAPGKVLMTGGYLVLERPNAGIVLSTNARFYAIVKPLYDEIKPESWAWGWTDVKLTSPQMARETMYKLSLKHLKLQPVSSSGSRNPFVEHAVQYAVAAAHATLDKDKDTLQRLLLQGLDITILGCNEFYSYRNQIEAHGLPLTPKSLASLPPFASITFNAEESTGENRKPEVAKTGLGSSAAMTTAVVAALLHYLGVVNLSSLDEDQLQGKKDVADLDVVHVIAQTAHCIAQGKVGSGFDVSSAVYGSQRYIRFSPEVLSSAQNAGMATPLTEVIDDVLKAKWDHERTKFSLPPLMTLLLGEPGCGGSSTPSMVGAVKKWQRSDPQDSLETWRRLSEGNSALEAHLNTLSKLAERHYNAYECIINACSLLPAEKWLERANKPTQAEIVKELLGARDAMLRIRYQMRKMGEAAGIPIEPESQSQLLDATMNMEGVLLAGIPGAGGFDAVFAVTLGASNKNVTQAWSSLNVLAMLVREDPHGVSLENNDPRAKEITTAVSAIQLE